In one window of Camelina sativa cultivar DH55 chromosome 15, Cs, whole genome shotgun sequence DNA:
- the LOC109129065 gene encoding putative F-box/FBD/LRR-repeat protein At5g62970, producing MEKISGFSDDDLLVKILSFLPTKDAASTSILSKQWKFLWMRVPKLEFDEKSMYPDEFYYKYTFLEDEDHRRNYFTELGKSHMMRRFIDRNLPSHRSPVIESLHLKLFTDAFQPEDIKLWVEIAISRCLEELSVTFIRFGGIPIAVPMPSSLYTCKSLVTLKLNRRILVDVPHTCCLPSLKALHLRRVIYADEESLQRLLSNSSVLEDLFLERSPGDNVRKFAVIIPSLLSLCIVMSEECTSDGYIIDTPSLKCFKAFDYSDTTSTCFLVKNMPKLEEAQVWAGQNSKRLLQPVTSVKRLSLWVGNNDIAEVVVYGDDIVFNKLEHLHFRTYKRFWSKLLFQLLNASPKLQHFTFSDHLTKDGTMGAPVCWKQLNSVPQCLLSSLQTFKWLGLHRSVEGKDLATYILRNSCLLKTATISLGRQPQRDHELETEVKFCLRGSPTCNLVFNDYWRCREIHL from the exons ATGGAAAAGATCAGTGGGTTTTCTGATGATGATTTGCTCGTGAAGATCTTATCGTTTCTTCCAACCAAAGATGCGGCAAGCACAAGCATTTTGTCGAAGCaatggaagtttctttggatGCGGGTGCCAAAACTTGAGTTCGATGAAAAAAGCATGTATCCTGATGAATTCTACTATAAATATACCTTCTTAGAAGATGAGGATCACAGAAGAAACTATTTTACCGAGTTGGGAAAAAGCCATATGATGCGGCGTTTTATTGACAGGAATCTGCCATCACATAGATCTCCCGTCATCGAGAGCTTGCATCTCAAGCTTTTCACTGATGCATTTCAACCTGAAGATATCAAACTGTGGGTTGAAATTGCAATCTCTCGTTGCCTTGAGGAGCTGAGCGTTACTTTTATTCGTTTCGGGGGAATACCTATTGCAGTACCCATGCCGAGTAGCTTGTATACTTGCAAATCACTTGTGACGTTGAAACTTAATAGGCGCATTCTCGTGGATGTTCCTCATACTTGTTGCCTCCCCTCCTTAAAAGCTTTGCACCTTCGACGTGTGATATACGCAGATGAAGAATCTCTTCAACGGCTTTTATCTAATTCCTCTGTTTTGGAAGATCTTTTTCTGGAACGATCTCCCGGTGACAATGTGAGAAAGTTTGCTGTTATCATCCCGTCATTGCTTAGTTTATGCATTGTGATGTCTGAGGAGTGTACTTCTGATGGGTATATCATAGATACTCCTTCTTTGAAGTGTTTCAAAGCTTTTGATTATAGTGATACTACTTCCACATGTTTTCTAGTGAAGAATATGCCTAAGCTGGAGGAGGCACAAGTATGGGCTGGTCAAAATAGCAAGAGGCTTCTCCAACCTGTCACATCTGTCAAGCGTCTTTCATTGTGGGTAGGAAACAACGACATTGCAGAGGTG GTTGTATATGGTGATGATATTGTCTTTAATAAGCTTGAGCATCTGCATTTTCGTACATATAAGAGATTTTGGTCCAAGTTACTATTCCAGTTGCTCAATGCTTCTCCCAAACTACAACACTTCACTTTCAGT GATCATCTTACTAAAGATGGTACTATGGGTGCACCGGTTTGCTGGAAGCAACTGAATAGTGTTCCTCAATGTTTGTTGTCGAGTCTCCAGACTTTCAAGTGGTTAGGTTTACATAGATCCGTAGAAGGGAAAGATCTGGCGACATATATCTTGAGAAATTCTTGCTTACTGAAGACTGCAACAATCTCGCTCGGACGACAACCACAAAGGGATCATGAGTTGGAGACGGAGGTGAAATTTTGTTTACGTGGTTCACCCACATGCAACCTCGTATTCAATGATTACTGGCGCTGTCGTGAAATACATCTTTGA
- the LOC104745451 gene encoding putative F-box protein At3g17620, with protein MEIWVTTKVEPNTVSWGTKLLSADMRTLTAPIQFMFSYCGPTFFIDEDKKVAVVFDKSKDVMQRRNTAYIIGEDGSSLKEVDLGESPNKDLEPLVCPYVPSSVLLK; from the coding sequence ATGGAGATCTGGGTTACAACTAAGGTTGAGCCCAACACGGTCTCGTGGGGCACCAAGCTCTTATCAGCGGATATGAGAACACTCACCGCACCCATTCAGTTTATGTTTAGCTATTGTGGTCCAACTTTCTTCATTGATGAGGACAAGAAAGTCGCTGTGGTTTTCGATAAAAGCAAAGACGTGATGCAGAGGCGCAATACAGCTTACATTATTGGAGAGGATGGATCCTCCTTGAAAgaagtcgatcttggagaatcTCCAAACAAAGATCTTGAACCACTTGTGTGCCCTTATGTCCCAAGTTCTGTGCTACTTAAATAG
- the LOC104745452 gene encoding uncharacterized protein LOC104745452, with amino-acid sequence MAITPLRITNPFPSLRLIPVGKLNASRLFTVRATDVDSTEETQPDPETTQSESGTDPDQFESRLSNIRLRYRSGTGKKAEVRKSKKGSSSGSPSKGTGMYLPPVSLKEAVSGGLKVELGFSPYSERINGRIAGLGLVALLLVELATGKSVLNYHTPSVVFLQIYFVAAVSAMFVKIQKEKVSVWPKD; translated from the coding sequence atggcgaTAACACCACTACGAATCACGAACCCATTCCCATCTCTCCGCTTGATTCCCGTCGGAAAGCTCAATGCTTCGAGACTCTTCACCGTCCGCGCCACCGACGTTGATTCCACGGAAGAGACTCAACCCGACCCTGAAACAACTCAATCCGAATCCGGAACCGATCCTGATCAATTCGAGTCTCGTCTCTCGAACATCAGACTCAGATACCGAAGCGGTACGGGTAAGAAAGCAGAAGTGAGAAAATCGAAGAAAGGGTCATCAAGCGGGTCTCCGTCGAAAGGCACGGGAATGTATTTGCCGCCGGTGAGCTTAAAAGAGGCTGTTTCAGGTGGGTTGAAAGTGGAACTAGGATTTAGCCCGTACAGTGAAAGGATCAACGGGAGGATTGCGGGATTAGGACTCGTGGCATTGCTTCTTGTTGAGCTTGCGACGGGTAAGAGTGTATTGAATTATCACACGCCGTCTGTGGTGTTTCTTCAGATCTATTTCGTTGCGGCTGTTTCTGCTATGTTTGTCAAGATTCAGAAGGAGAAGGTTAGTGTTTGGCCTAAGGATTGA
- the LOC104745453 gene encoding F-box protein At3g12350-like isoform X1, which produces MATFALPFCEIPEDLQLRILSFLTPTEISSFACTSKRFASLCQEDGKIWHAMCDRRWGKKTKIQKWGNGQVSYRLLYKTLNGLDNLIGFWRLCGRANPAASSPPLVFFDWGPSFVLGSRVLSSGDDTYQVKKTPFLLIRISPEGRSENFLDLGGGGCNNLRSCDDFEASLSDKLVPVDVNFMGNGHIMVEENRNNLREEQKSSGDESDDVISSPDFSEMYTQFANKTSPGGERRRQRRKEKERQASRTKWEPEHFIKVADCSPTPTKPLQGLWKGFCEGRNMELYLVKYDEVGGIICRKVEDLSLSRHTPPVFWTPNHVVIRSPFSAEEELLLNSRIHVSPLAQVHENVVSGMLYMKSSYDMVLQGEAGNGSGFLRGEGRVWLYENGTFSFGFLRDQFIIDLKHVALEDGCLADELVASM; this is translated from the exons atggctacaTTTGCACTTCCGTTCTGCGAAATCCCCGAGGATCTCCAGCTCCGAATCCTATCCTTCCTCACACCAACAGAGATCTCCAGCTTCGCCTGCACATCGAAACGCTTCGCCTCGCTTTGTCAAGAAGACGGCAAAATCTGGCACGCTATGTGCGATCGGAGATGGGGGAAGAAGACTAAGATCCAGAAATGGGGTAACGGCCAAGTCTCGTATAGACTCCTTTACAAGACTCTCAATGGATTGGATAATCTAATCGGATTCTGGCGTCTCTGCGGCAGAGCAAATCCCGCCGCTTCGTCTCCGCCGCTTGTTTTCTTCGATTGGGGTCCTTCTTTTGTATTGGGATCTAGAGTTTTGTCATCCGGAGATGATACTTATCAGGTTAAGAAGACTCCGTTTCTCCTGATAAGGATCTCTCCGGAGGGACGATCTGAGAACTTCTTGGAtctcggtggtggtggttgtaATAATCTCAGATCTTGTGATGATTTTGAAGCTTCTTTAAGTGACAAACTTGTTCCTGTGGATGTGAATTTCATGGGGAATGGTCATATCATGGTGGAGGAGAATCGTAACAATCTTAGAGAAGAGCAGAAGAGCTCAGGGGACGAGAGTGATGATGTGATCTCTTCTCCTGATTTCTCGGAGATGTATACTCAATTTGCGAATAAGACGAGTCCAGGCGGTGAGAGAAGGAGACAGAGGAGGAAAGAGAAGGAGAGGCAAGCGTCTAGGACTAAGTGGGAACCGGAACATTTTATCAAAGTTGCTGATTGCTCACCTACGCCTACTAAACCATTACAAGGCTTATGGAAG GGTTTTTGTGAGGGAAGGAACATGGAGTTGTATTTGGTCAAATACGATGAAGTTGGAGGCATTATATGCAGGAAAGTAGAGGACTTGTCTTTATCAAGGCACACTCCTCCTGTGTTCTGGACACCCAATCACGTTGTAATCAGATCACCCTTTTCAGCTGAGGAAGAGCTGCTGTTGAATAGTCGAATCCATGTCAGTCCTCTAGCTCAAGTTCACGAGAATGTTGTATCTGGAATGTTGTACATGAAGTCTAGTTACGATATGGTGTTGCAAGGAGAAGCAGGCAATGGTAGTGGTTTCCTCAGAGGTGAAGGGCGGGTCTGGTTGTATGAAAATGGAACTTTCAGTTTTGGGTTTCTTCGAGATCAATTCATCATTGATTTGAAACATGTTGCACTCGAAGATGGGTGTCTGGCTGACGAGTTGGTAGCTAGTATGTGA
- the LOC104745453 gene encoding F-box protein At3g12350-like isoform X2 — protein sequence MATFALPFCEIPEDLQLRILSFLTPTEISSFACTSKRFASLCQEDGKIWHAMCDRRWGKKTKIQKWGNGQVSYRLLYKTLNGLDNLIGFWRLCGRANPAASSPPLVFFDWGPSFVLGSRVLSSGDDTYQVKKTPFLLIRISPEGRSENFLDLGGGGCNNLRSCDDFEASLSDKLVPVDVNFMGNGHIMVEENRNNLREEQKSSGDESDDVISSPDFSEMYTQFANKTSPGGERRRQRRKEKERQASRTKWEPEHFIKVADCSPTPTKPLQGLWKVSVLNSLFILSLIMFEVGFVRVFVREGTWSCIWSNTMKLEALYAGK from the exons atggctacaTTTGCACTTCCGTTCTGCGAAATCCCCGAGGATCTCCAGCTCCGAATCCTATCCTTCCTCACACCAACAGAGATCTCCAGCTTCGCCTGCACATCGAAACGCTTCGCCTCGCTTTGTCAAGAAGACGGCAAAATCTGGCACGCTATGTGCGATCGGAGATGGGGGAAGAAGACTAAGATCCAGAAATGGGGTAACGGCCAAGTCTCGTATAGACTCCTTTACAAGACTCTCAATGGATTGGATAATCTAATCGGATTCTGGCGTCTCTGCGGCAGAGCAAATCCCGCCGCTTCGTCTCCGCCGCTTGTTTTCTTCGATTGGGGTCCTTCTTTTGTATTGGGATCTAGAGTTTTGTCATCCGGAGATGATACTTATCAGGTTAAGAAGACTCCGTTTCTCCTGATAAGGATCTCTCCGGAGGGACGATCTGAGAACTTCTTGGAtctcggtggtggtggttgtaATAATCTCAGATCTTGTGATGATTTTGAAGCTTCTTTAAGTGACAAACTTGTTCCTGTGGATGTGAATTTCATGGGGAATGGTCATATCATGGTGGAGGAGAATCGTAACAATCTTAGAGAAGAGCAGAAGAGCTCAGGGGACGAGAGTGATGATGTGATCTCTTCTCCTGATTTCTCGGAGATGTATACTCAATTTGCGAATAAGACGAGTCCAGGCGGTGAGAGAAGGAGACAGAGGAGGAAAGAGAAGGAGAGGCAAGCGTCTAGGACTAAGTGGGAACCGGAACATTTTATCAAAGTTGCTGATTGCTCACCTACGCCTACTAAACCATTACAAGGCTTATGGAAGGTCTCAGTTTTAAACTCCTTATTCATATTATCATTGATAATGTTTGAGGTTGGTTTCGTAAG GGTTTTTGTGAGGGAAGGAACATGGAGTTGTATTTGGTCAAATACGATGAAGTTGGAGGCATTATATGCAGGAAAGTAG